One Paenibacillus sp. FSL H7-0737 DNA segment encodes these proteins:
- a CDS encoding amino acid ABC transporter ATP-binding protein encodes MSNMIEVSDLQKSFGKLDVLKKVSFNIQAGEAVAIIGPSGSGKSTMLRSLVHLEEITGGSIFIQGKPLVENGKYASGASIREITASMGMVFQHFNLFPHLTVRGNLELAPRMLKRESVKEITARSENLLSKVGLAEKADVYPAKLSGGQKQRVAIARALMLNPDILLFDEPTSALDPELTGEVLRVIRQLAEENMTMIVVTHEMNFARDVADRVIFMDNGEITESGTPEQIFDHPQQERTRIFLNQETRV; translated from the coding sequence ATGAGTAACATGATAGAAGTAAGTGATTTACAGAAATCCTTCGGCAAATTGGATGTGTTGAAGAAGGTTAGTTTCAATATCCAGGCGGGAGAAGCCGTCGCTATTATCGGGCCTTCAGGTTCAGGTAAGAGTACGATGCTGCGTAGTCTAGTACATCTAGAGGAAATTACGGGTGGAAGCATCTTCATCCAAGGTAAGCCGCTTGTGGAGAATGGAAAATACGCTAGTGGAGCAAGTATTCGTGAGATCACAGCGTCCATGGGAATGGTATTTCAACACTTTAACCTATTTCCACATTTAACGGTGCGAGGCAATCTAGAGCTAGCTCCAAGGATGTTGAAACGGGAGAGCGTGAAGGAGATTACGGCTAGAAGTGAGAACTTACTTTCTAAGGTAGGACTTGCTGAAAAAGCGGATGTGTATCCTGCAAAGCTGTCGGGTGGACAAAAGCAACGGGTTGCTATTGCGAGAGCATTAATGCTCAACCCTGATATTCTATTGTTCGATGAACCCACTTCCGCGCTTGATCCTGAACTCACGGGCGAGGTACTACGCGTCATCCGTCAACTTGCTGAGGAGAATATGACGATGATTGTTGTCACTCATGAGATGAACTTTGCTCGTGATGTGGCTGATCGTGTGATTTTCATGGACAACGGTGAGATTACGGAGTCTGGAACACCAGAGCAGATTTTTGATCATCCACAGCAGGAGCGCACTCGAATTTTTCTGAATCAAGAGACGAGAGTATGA
- a CDS encoding GntR family transcriptional regulator produces the protein MFELDVRSRKPIYEQLTDKVKEMILHGILQTDEQLPSVRTLSQQLTVNPNTIQKAYRELEREGYIYSLQGKGSFIAPMKKEQNEIKKAEVRTELLRLMAEAVYLGFTAAEISSLYEQVEKQREGGESDD, from the coding sequence ATGTTCGAATTGGACGTTCGCAGTCGCAAGCCGATTTATGAGCAGCTGACCGATAAGGTCAAGGAGATGATTTTACATGGCATTTTGCAGACTGATGAACAACTGCCTTCGGTAAGGACATTATCCCAGCAGCTAACCGTGAATCCTAATACGATTCAGAAGGCTTACCGTGAATTGGAACGTGAGGGGTATATCTATTCACTGCAGGGGAAAGGGAGTTTTATAGCCCCAATGAAAAAAGAACAGAATGAGATAAAAAAAGCCGAAGTACGTACTGAGTTGCTTAGACTGATGGCGGAAGCGGTATACCTTGGGTTCACCGCAGCTGAGATTAGTTCATTGTATGAGCAAGTGGAGAAGCAGAGAGAAGGAGGGGAAAGTGATGATTGA
- a CDS encoding ABC transporter ATP-binding protein, with the protein MIEIRGVSKLFQGEKAVDDISLTVRKGTIYGLLGSNGAGKTTLLKTLAGIYSPDKGTVKVEGEAVFEHPTTKQRVIFMPDSPYFFPQSTMLQMAAFYRSIYPSWNQKRFEDLGTVFQLDKKRKLSRFSKGMQRQASFWLCLSCMPDVLIMDEPIDGLDPVMRRQIKNLLFQEVAERELTVIISSHNLREIEDLCDHVGIMHGGKMLIEKDLDDLKADTHKIQVAFRDERHEIPLAAKLQILHQERRGSVNLYIVKGDRERIKAAFQVYEPYVFDLLPLTLEEIFIYEMGDVGYDAQPILL; encoded by the coding sequence ATGATTGAGATTCGAGGCGTCAGTAAGTTATTTCAAGGGGAGAAGGCAGTAGACGATATCTCTTTAACAGTACGTAAAGGGACGATTTATGGGCTGCTCGGCTCTAATGGCGCGGGTAAAACTACGCTGCTGAAGACCTTGGCAGGCATTTACTCTCCAGATAAGGGAACCGTGAAGGTGGAGGGTGAAGCGGTATTCGAACACCCGACGACTAAGCAACGGGTTATTTTTATGCCGGATTCTCCTTACTTTTTCCCGCAATCCACCATGCTGCAAATGGCAGCCTTCTATCGCTCGATCTATCCGAGTTGGAATCAGAAGCGTTTTGAAGATTTGGGGACCGTCTTTCAGCTCGATAAGAAGCGGAAGCTTAGTCGTTTCTCCAAAGGGATGCAGCGGCAAGCGTCATTCTGGTTATGTTTAAGCTGTATGCCAGATGTACTTATTATGGATGAGCCGATTGACGGGTTAGATCCGGTAATGCGACGCCAGATCAAAAACCTGCTATTTCAGGAGGTTGCTGAACGCGAGCTGACGGTAATCATTTCTTCACATAATCTTCGTGAGATCGAAGATCTGTGTGATCATGTTGGGATTATGCATGGTGGGAAGATGCTGATTGAGAAAGATCTGGATGATCTTAAGGCGGATACACATAAGATTCAAGTGGCCTTCCGAGATGAACGGCATGAAATTCCGTTAGCAGCGAAGCTGCAAATATTACATCAAGAACGCCGGGGGAGCGTGAACCTGTACATAGTAAAAGGGGATCGTGAGCGAATTAAAGCGGCTTTTCAAGTGTACGAGCCATACGTATTCGATTTGCTTCCATTAACGCTAGAAGAGATCTTTATTTATGAAATGGGGGATGTCGGATATGACGCGCAGCCGATACTACTTTAA
- a CDS encoding nucleotidyltransferase domain-containing protein, with the protein MSEIHQSIIQQLRTIESEEQVRILYACESGSRAWGFPSKDSDYDVRFLYIRRPEAYLSIFEHRDVIERPISDMLDINGWDLKKGLNLFRKSNPPLLEWLESPIRYEEKYAVAESIRELSPQSFSPKSCIYHYLNMARGNYRDYLQGSEVKIKKYFYVLRPLLACAWIEKYNEVPPLDFNVLVQDLIPQGSELQEAVQNLLSRKMSGDELNLEPRLDVINIYLEERIAHYEAVASAFEQSVGVMDEALDVLFRSALIEVWGETGQWNW; encoded by the coding sequence ATGTCGGAAATACATCAATCGATCATTCAGCAGCTTCGGACCATTGAATCTGAAGAACAAGTCCGCATTTTGTATGCGTGTGAATCGGGGAGCCGGGCTTGGGGATTTCCATCCAAAGATAGTGATTATGATGTTAGATTCCTATACATACGGAGACCTGAGGCGTATTTATCTATTTTTGAGCACAGGGATGTAATAGAACGGCCGATCAGTGACATGCTTGATATTAACGGTTGGGACTTGAAGAAGGGGCTTAATCTATTTCGGAAATCTAATCCGCCTCTGCTGGAATGGTTAGAATCACCGATTCGCTATGAAGAAAAATACGCTGTAGCCGAAAGTATCCGTGAACTCTCGCCACAAAGCTTTTCGCCAAAATCATGCATTTACCACTATTTGAACATGGCGCGAGGAAATTACCGGGATTATCTGCAAGGCAGTGAGGTTAAAATCAAGAAATATTTTTACGTATTAAGACCACTCTTAGCATGCGCTTGGATTGAAAAATACAACGAAGTGCCGCCGCTCGATTTTAATGTGCTTGTACAGGATTTGATTCCACAAGGTTCAGAATTACAGGAAGCTGTGCAGAACCTGTTATCTCGTAAAATGTCCGGTGATGAACTAAATCTGGAGCCGCGCTTGGATGTTATCAATATTTATTTGGAGGAGAGAATTGCTCATTACGAGGCGGTTGCTTCTGCTTTTGAACAGAGTGTTGGTGTTATGGATGAAGCGTTAGATGTCTTGTTCCGATCAGCACTGATAGAGGTCTGGGGAGAAACGGGGCAATGGAACTGGTAA
- a CDS encoding RNA 2'-phosphotransferase, with translation MLSNATEVSLSKFMTKLLRHTPEQYGLILDPEDGSCTLDDLLSVLVKAPRWSEVTVGDIQQVVASCEKQRFEINGDRIKARYGHSHTKITYDPGTPPSTLYHGTHTGVLSVILEEGLQSMGRQYVHLSEGTHFASLAGSRRGKLILLTVDTISAGQMGVTFYCAGNEVWLADPIPASCLNVYTPL, from the coding sequence ATGTTAAGCAATGCTACAGAAGTGTCGTTAAGCAAATTTATGACTAAATTGCTCCGGCATACTCCAGAGCAGTATGGCCTTATTTTGGACCCTGAGGATGGTTCCTGTACGTTGGACGATTTGTTGTCCGTGCTTGTGAAAGCTCCTAGATGGTCTGAGGTGACTGTGGGAGATATTCAGCAAGTGGTTGCCAGCTGCGAGAAGCAACGATTTGAAATCAATGGAGATCGAATCAAAGCTCGGTACGGGCATAGTCATACCAAAATAACCTATGATCCGGGAACTCCGCCATCTACGCTTTATCACGGAACTCATACTGGCGTTCTTTCAGTTATTTTGGAAGAGGGACTCCAATCAATGGGACGCCAATATGTTCATTTATCCGAAGGGACACATTTTGCCAGTCTGGCCGGAAGCCGCAGAGGGAAATTGATTCTACTGACTGTTGATACGATTAGCGCTGGTCAAATGGGTGTAACTTTTTATTGTGCGGGTAATGAGGTATGGCTGGCGGACCCAATTCCGGCTTCCTGTCTTAATGTGTATACCCCATTATAG
- a CDS encoding mismatch-specific DNA-glycosylase has protein sequence MDGISDHLDHGLQIVFIGFNPSIRSGEVGHHYANPRNNFWRILHNSGLTPRLYDASEDGELLKLGYGFTNIVSRPTRGIDDITREEYNEGRELLRSKLELYRPQVACFVGKGVYTEFSRRTKANWGFQGDVPPKVDGVREFVAPSSSGLVRMPMEEIIGIYRRLAEFTQESDR, from the coding sequence ATGGATGGAATTTCAGATCACCTAGATCACGGATTACAGATTGTATTTATTGGTTTTAACCCGAGTATTCGTTCAGGTGAAGTGGGGCACCATTACGCGAATCCACGAAATAATTTCTGGAGAATCTTGCACAATTCAGGACTTACTCCTCGGCTATACGACGCGTCTGAGGACGGGGAACTACTTAAGCTGGGTTATGGTTTTACGAATATTGTTTCCAGGCCTACACGCGGAATCGACGATATTACCCGTGAGGAATATAATGAGGGCCGCGAATTGCTTCGCTCCAAGCTGGAATTGTATCGCCCACAGGTCGCCTGTTTTGTAGGAAAAGGTGTATATACAGAGTTTAGTCGTAGGACTAAAGCAAACTGGGGATTTCAAGGGGATGTACCTCCGAAGGTAGACGGTGTACGTGAATTTGTAGCTCCCTCTTCCAGTGGATTAGTGAGGATGCCTATGGAGGAGATCATAGGGATTTACCGTAGGTTAGCCGAGTTTACGCAAGAAAGCGACAGATGA
- a CDS encoding MraY family glycosyltransferase: MSFSIVYFLIPPLGRLAFRLDFVDKPRQDVERKIHREPIPLTASYAIFIGFFITYLVFAREFSMETVALFAGGVLLLTIGTIDDWYKTKGKDFPALPKMIVQVSAAVLVYLSGNAFTGFYNPFSGDYIVLPVVLQFLLTIIWIFGVTTVINFSDGMDGLAGALTAISAITLFIVALTKGQSSSAIMAIALVGVTIAYLRYNKPPAKIFMGDAGATFLGFILAVIALDGAFKQATALSLFIPILALGVPIFDNIFVVVKRFIQGKSIYQADATQAHYRLLRAGLSQKQVVAVLCLISVCLSLSSIILLLIET; the protein is encoded by the coding sequence ATGTCTTTTTCTATCGTCTACTTTCTAATTCCGCCGCTCGGCAGACTAGCTTTCCGACTCGATTTTGTGGACAAGCCTCGTCAGGACGTTGAGCGTAAAATTCATAGAGAGCCTATACCGCTTACGGCCAGTTACGCCATATTCATTGGATTCTTCATTACCTATCTGGTATTTGCCCGTGAATTCTCCATGGAAACCGTCGCGCTGTTTGCAGGGGGCGTACTGCTGCTGACCATAGGCACCATAGATGATTGGTACAAAACAAAAGGTAAGGATTTCCCGGCACTGCCCAAAATGATTGTGCAGGTTAGTGCGGCTGTTCTTGTTTATCTTTCCGGCAACGCATTTACAGGCTTCTACAACCCCTTCTCAGGGGATTATATCGTTCTACCCGTTGTATTACAGTTTCTATTGACGATTATCTGGATCTTCGGCGTAACCACTGTCATTAATTTCTCGGATGGTATGGATGGTTTGGCTGGCGCCTTAACTGCTATTTCGGCCATAACACTATTTATTGTCGCATTAACTAAGGGGCAATCCTCTTCTGCGATTATGGCGATTGCACTCGTCGGTGTCACCATTGCTTATCTACGCTATAACAAACCGCCTGCCAAAATCTTTATGGGCGACGCCGGGGCTACCTTTCTAGGTTTCATCCTTGCGGTAATCGCACTCGACGGTGCGTTTAAGCAAGCTACGGCCCTGTCGCTGTTCATCCCGATTCTGGCGCTGGGCGTTCCGATCTTCGACAATATTTTTGTCGTCGTCAAACGCTTTATCCAAGGCAAGTCCATTTATCAGGCCGACGCTACCCAGGCTCATTACCGCCTGCTTCGTGCAGGTTTGAGCCAGAAACAAGTCGTTGCCGTGTTATGCTTGATCAGCGTTTGTCTATCCTTATCCTCTATCATTCTGTTGTTGATCGAGACTTGA
- a CDS encoding YjjG family noncanonical pyrimidine nucleotidase, translating into MKYDVILFDADDTLFDYGMAESHALSNAFLHVGMPTGAEDYAASYQEINHALWRDLEQGKISSAALRVERFNRLFAANALELDPEAFSEAYLRFLGEGTFLIQGAIELCEELAGCRLAIITNGIKEVQTSRIQGSPLSETFEQIIISEEAGCQKPETGIFDYAFAKLGISDKEKVLIVGDSLTSDIQGGINYGIDTCWFNPLGKENTSGVQPKYEIRVLSELLDIVGKTTDLQ; encoded by the coding sequence ATGAAATACGACGTTATTTTATTCGATGCTGACGATACACTGTTTGATTACGGAATGGCAGAAAGTCACGCGTTATCTAACGCATTTCTACATGTTGGGATGCCCACAGGTGCTGAGGATTATGCTGCCAGTTATCAGGAGATTAATCATGCGCTGTGGCGTGATTTGGAGCAGGGGAAGATTAGTTCTGCTGCATTACGCGTGGAACGGTTTAATCGGTTATTCGCTGCGAATGCGCTGGAGCTAGATCCTGAGGCGTTTAGTGAAGCGTATCTACGTTTCTTAGGCGAGGGAACCTTTCTGATCCAGGGAGCGATCGAGCTGTGCGAGGAGCTTGCCGGCTGTCGATTAGCAATTATTACGAACGGAATTAAAGAAGTGCAAACTTCCAGAATTCAAGGATCACCGCTTAGTGAAACATTTGAGCAGATCATTATTTCAGAGGAGGCTGGTTGTCAGAAGCCGGAGACAGGGATTTTTGATTATGCTTTTGCTAAATTGGGAATTTCGGATAAGGAAAAAGTACTGATTGTAGGGGACTCCTTAACCTCTGATATTCAAGGCGGAATCAATTATGGGATCGATACTTGCTGGTTTAACCCGCTCGGTAAAGAGAATACGTCGGGTGTTCAACCGAAATATGAAATTCGAGTTCTGTCGGAGCTCTTAGACATTGTAGGCAAGACAACGGATCTTCAATAA
- a CDS encoding ring-cleaving dioxygenase — MTLTLKGLHHVSAITGKAQENFRFYTEVLGLRLIKKTVNQDDISVYHLFYGDEKGNPGTELTFFELPMAGRNRAGNNSISALSLRVPNDASLTYWEQRFTELNVEHETIQTIGGRQTLAFRDHEGQRFILVSDENDNGVAGGIPWAKSPVPAENGIVGLGPAHLTVESAEHTAVVLEQLLGFRRKGTYPSTIAGQPDVIVFETGEGGSGAEVHLEERNDLEQEHLGRGGVHHVAFRVDNEEELKQWVEHIRTAQLPNSGFVDRFYFRSLYFREPNGILFELATDGPGFATDEPMESLGESLALPPFLESKRQQIEAYLKPLDTRQ, encoded by the coding sequence ATGACATTAACATTAAAAGGACTACATCACGTATCCGCAATTACAGGTAAAGCGCAAGAAAACTTTAGGTTCTATACCGAAGTACTTGGACTGCGTCTCATTAAAAAGACAGTAAACCAGGATGATATTTCAGTGTATCATTTATTCTATGGTGATGAGAAGGGTAATCCCGGAACCGAATTAACTTTCTTCGAACTCCCAATGGCGGGCCGCAACCGTGCAGGCAATAACAGCATCTCCGCGCTCTCCCTTCGAGTGCCAAATGATGCTTCACTTACCTATTGGGAGCAGCGTTTCACCGAGCTTAACGTAGAGCATGAAACGATTCAAACAATCGGTGGCCGCCAGACTTTAGCCTTCCGTGATCACGAAGGGCAACGTTTCATTCTAGTATCCGACGAAAATGATAATGGTGTTGCCGGTGGCATCCCTTGGGCTAAAAGCCCGGTACCTGCTGAAAATGGGATTGTTGGTCTAGGTCCCGCACATCTTACAGTAGAAAGTGCAGAGCATACGGCGGTTGTACTGGAGCAATTGCTTGGCTTCCGCCGCAAAGGCACTTATCCTTCAACCATTGCGGGCCAGCCAGATGTGATTGTATTTGAGACTGGAGAAGGCGGATCAGGTGCAGAGGTTCACCTAGAGGAACGCAATGATCTAGAGCAGGAACATTTGGGACGAGGTGGTGTGCACCATGTCGCATTCCGCGTGGATAACGAGGAGGAATTGAAGCAATGGGTCGAGCATATACGCACAGCTCAGCTTCCTAACTCCGGATTCGTGGATCGTTTCTACTTCCGCTCCCTTTACTTCCGTGAGCCTAACGGCATTCTTTTTGAGCTAGCTACAGACGGGCCAGGCTTTGCAACAGATGAGCCAATGGAAAGTTTGGGCGAATCTCTTGCACTGCCACCATTTCTGGAATCGAAACGCCAGCAAATCGAAGCTTATCTGAAGCCGCTGGATACTCGGCAATAA
- a CDS encoding AAC(3) family N-acetyltransferase: protein MHTTTSLMKQLQELKLDPHGTILVHSSLKSIGEVDGGANTVLDVLSEYMKDGLLVLPTHTWAYINADNPRFSVQDSPSCVGILPELFRKRPGVVRSWHPTHSVAALGADAEEFTTGDERWDTPCARGSAWGKLLDRKAEIVLLGVDLRRNTFIHGIEEWVDIPGRMTDTHEELYTVTPGGDEIMVPSRRHCGLSWSEHFWKVERELEEGGAMRKGNFGDALVRVCGTVETTDILSQMLTVNPDLFSDNEPLHGEDKPVPLPKTRA, encoded by the coding sequence ATGCACACAACAACTAGCTTGATGAAACAATTGCAGGAGCTAAAGCTTGATCCACACGGGACTATTCTGGTCCATTCCTCTTTAAAAAGCATTGGGGAAGTAGATGGAGGCGCGAACACAGTACTGGATGTACTCAGTGAATATATGAAGGACGGACTGCTCGTATTGCCAACTCATACTTGGGCTTATATTAATGCAGACAATCCAAGGTTCTCTGTTCAAGATTCCCCATCTTGTGTAGGGATATTACCGGAGTTATTCCGTAAACGTCCAGGTGTTGTTCGCTCTTGGCACCCGACGCATTCTGTGGCGGCTTTAGGTGCAGATGCTGAGGAGTTCACTACGGGGGATGAACGCTGGGATACGCCGTGCGCCCGTGGTTCAGCATGGGGCAAGCTACTTGATCGAAAGGCGGAAATTGTACTGCTGGGAGTCGATCTTCGGCGGAATACGTTCATCCATGGCATTGAAGAGTGGGTCGATATTCCAGGCAGAATGACGGATACCCATGAGGAGCTATATACGGTGACGCCGGGTGGAGATGAAATCATGGTGCCTTCTCGCAGACATTGTGGCCTCTCTTGGTCGGAGCATTTTTGGAAGGTGGAGCGTGAGCTTGAAGAGGGCGGTGCCATGCGCAAGGGTAACTTTGGAGACGCGTTAGTCAGGGTATGTGGGACGGTAGAAACGACGGATATTCTAAGCCAGATGCTGACAGTGAATCCGGACCTTTTCTCGGATAATGAGCCACTGCATGGGGAGGACAAGCCGGTACCACTTCCAAAGACTAGGGCGTGA
- a CDS encoding manganese-dependent inorganic pyrophosphatase — protein sequence MEKTLVFGHKNPDTDTICSAIAYAALKKELGWDAEAVRLGEVSGETQFALDRFGVAAPRLVENVAGEANQVILVDHNERQQSANDIDQVRVVEVIDHHRIANFETAHPLYYRAEPVGCTATILNKLYKENGVAIPKEIAGLMLSAIISDSLLFKSPTCTAEDVAAARELAEIAGVDAESYGLDMLKAGADLSDKSIAQLISLDAKEFKMGEYKVEIAQVNAVDVNDVLSKQAELETALTSIIAEKELDLFLFVVTDILNNDSVGLALGRVAGAVETAYNVKLDDNKALLRGVVSRKSQIVPVLTETIAKL from the coding sequence ATGGAAAAAACTTTGGTTTTTGGACACAAAAATCCGGATACGGATACCATTTGTTCTGCAATTGCTTATGCTGCACTCAAAAAGGAATTGGGCTGGGATGCTGAGGCCGTTCGTCTGGGCGAGGTTAGTGGTGAAACGCAATTTGCGCTTGATCGTTTCGGAGTCGCTGCTCCTCGTCTGGTAGAGAACGTAGCTGGTGAAGCAAATCAGGTTATTCTTGTTGACCATAACGAACGCCAACAAAGTGCGAATGACATTGATCAAGTGCGCGTGGTTGAAGTTATCGACCATCACCGGATCGCAAACTTTGAGACTGCACATCCGTTATACTATCGTGCTGAGCCAGTAGGCTGTACAGCTACTATTCTTAACAAGTTGTATAAAGAAAACGGAGTTGCTATTCCTAAAGAAATCGCCGGATTGATGCTGTCTGCGATCATTTCTGATTCCTTGCTGTTTAAATCACCAACTTGCACTGCGGAAGATGTAGCTGCAGCACGTGAGCTTGCTGAAATCGCTGGTGTAGATGCTGAAAGCTACGGTCTCGACATGCTGAAAGCTGGAGCTGATCTTAGCGACAAGAGTATCGCTCAACTGATTTCCTTGGATGCAAAGGAATTCAAAATGGGTGAATACAAAGTTGAAATCGCTCAAGTGAACGCGGTAGATGTTAATGATGTTCTCTCCAAACAAGCTGAACTGGAAACTGCACTTACTTCCATTATTGCTGAAAAAGAATTGGATCTGTTTTTGTTTGTAGTTACAGATATCCTTAATAATGATTCCGTAGGTCTGGCTCTGGGTCGAGTTGCAGGTGCAGTAGAAACGGCGTACAATGTTAAGCTTGATGACAATAAAGCACTTCTCAGAGGTGTAGTATCCCGTAAATCGCAAATCGTTCCTGTTCTTACAGAAACAATTGCTAAGCTGTAA
- a CDS encoding Glu/Leu/Phe/Val family dehydrogenase: protein MELFATLEQDDYEELLFCQDKASGLKAIIAIHDTTLGPALGGTRMWTYATEEEAIVDALRLAKGMTYKNAVSGLNLGGGKTVIIGDPKKDKNEAMFRAFGRYIQGLNGRYITAEDVGTTEEDMNIIYQETDYVTGTSPTYGSSGNPSPATAYGVYQGMKAAAKAAFGSDSLEGKTVAVQGVGNVAFSLCKHLHEEGAQLIVTDIHKEAVGRAVEAYGAKAVDPADIISTDCDIYAPCALGATINDESLRVIKAKVIAGAANNQLKEAYHGDTLHEMGIVYAPDYVINAGGVINIADELNGYNKERAFKQVSKIYDNITRVLEISRLNGIPTSVAANQLAEERISLLRNTRSTFLRNGQHALSRRSLRG, encoded by the coding sequence ATGGAATTGTTTGCAACACTCGAGCAGGACGATTACGAGGAACTGTTATTTTGTCAGGATAAAGCATCAGGATTAAAGGCAATCATCGCCATTCATGACACGACATTAGGGCCCGCACTGGGTGGAACACGGATGTGGACCTATGCTACAGAAGAGGAAGCGATTGTTGACGCACTTCGATTAGCGAAAGGGATGACGTACAAAAATGCAGTATCCGGCCTAAATTTAGGCGGTGGGAAAACGGTAATTATAGGGGATCCCAAGAAGGATAAGAATGAAGCGATGTTCCGTGCTTTTGGAAGATACATACAGGGCTTGAATGGACGTTACATAACAGCCGAGGATGTTGGCACTACAGAAGAAGATATGAACATTATTTATCAGGAGACAGATTATGTTACAGGTACATCTCCTACTTATGGTTCATCGGGCAATCCGTCACCAGCGACGGCTTACGGCGTATACCAAGGGATGAAGGCAGCGGCCAAAGCAGCGTTTGGCAGTGATTCGCTCGAAGGAAAGACTGTAGCCGTTCAAGGCGTTGGGAATGTGGCTTTTTCGCTGTGTAAGCATCTTCATGAAGAGGGCGCTCAGCTTATCGTAACCGATATTCATAAAGAAGCTGTGGGGCGTGCAGTAGAGGCTTACGGCGCCAAAGCAGTCGATCCCGCAGATATTATCAGTACAGACTGTGATATCTATGCTCCATGCGCACTCGGAGCAACGATCAATGATGAGTCCCTCCGGGTAATTAAGGCGAAGGTGATCGCAGGCGCAGCCAACAATCAGTTAAAAGAGGCCTATCATGGCGATACTCTGCACGAAATGGGCATTGTGTATGCTCCTGATTATGTGATTAATGCTGGTGGCGTTATTAATATTGCGGATGAACTGAATGGTTATAATAAGGAACGTGCATTTAAGCAGGTTTCAAAAATTTACGATAACATCACCCGCGTGCTGGAAATCTCACGTCTAAATGGAATTCCTACTTCTGTTGCGGCAAATCAGCTTGCAGAGGAGCGGATTTCCTTATTAAGAAATACTCGTAGTACTTTCTTGCGTAACGGTCAACATGCTCTTAGCAGAAGATCACTACGGGGATAA
- a CDS encoding peptidylprolyl isomerase, whose amino-acid sequence MVMLCLVMVIAAGCGNKPTNNNASSNNGSSSGAAGNNASSETNAGANEGLPSATASHPIVTIEMDNGGIIKAELYPEVAPNTVNNFISLIQKGFYDGTIFHRVMPDFMIQGGDPDGTGMGGPGYSIAGEFSGNGFTNNLLHTEGVLSMARSQAPDSAGSQFFIMDAAYPSLDGSYAAFGKVTEGMDVVKSIVGLKTDSSDRPEEPPVMKKVTVDTLGVTYPEPQKVQ is encoded by the coding sequence ATGGTCATGTTATGCCTGGTGATGGTTATTGCAGCAGGTTGCGGTAATAAGCCTACCAATAACAATGCCAGCAGTAATAATGGAAGCAGCAGTGGGGCAGCAGGAAATAACGCAAGCAGCGAGACAAATGCTGGCGCTAACGAAGGACTCCCTTCAGCTACAGCAAGCCACCCCATTGTGACTATTGAGATGGATAACGGAGGCATCATCAAAGCCGAGCTTTATCCTGAAGTTGCCCCTAACACTGTGAACAACTTCATCTCACTGATTCAAAAAGGATTTTATGACGGCACCATATTCCATAGAGTGATGCCTGACTTCATGATTCAGGGCGGTGACCCTGATGGTACCGGTATGGGTGGTCCAGGATATAGCATCGCTGGAGAATTCTCCGGAAACGGGTTTACTAATAACCTGTTGCATACGGAAGGTGTTCTGTCCATGGCAAGATCGCAGGCTCCAGATTCTGCCGGTTCCCAGTTCTTTATTATGGATGCAGCTTATCCTAGTCTAGATGGAAGCTATGCCGCTTTTGGTAAAGTTACCGAAGGCATGGACGTGGTTAAATCCATTGTTGGCTTGAAAACAGACAGTTCAGATCGTCCAGAAGAGCCACCAGTGATGAAGAAAGTAACCGTCGACACACTGGGTGTCACTTACCCAGAACCACAAAAGGTACAATAA